One genomic window of Lytechinus variegatus isolate NC3 chromosome 1, Lvar_3.0, whole genome shotgun sequence includes the following:
- the LOC121406579 gene encoding uncharacterized protein LOC121406579, with protein sequence MSDVSRRGAIYLHRSDMESLKNNNYSTKNSRESIGAIPKASSSDRFRTKSEDQERRSKSTIPSSGQSRRGSVATGGRRGSTMGDGYFRRGSVLPETGSGGRRQSTVDYGKGPPYGRRGSSHPGDGAHNRRGSRMDDMSYSPHQRRKKKSAEPEPALTKEQVEAFQEVFDLFDSNGGGTIDADELQLALSSVDIHLPAQDIRDVLEEIDKDGSGEIDFEEFLTLMTNTEKFLETFADSHDEHALGEDDVVGGRETVLFDALTKFMKTSALKQMDVLERYFNTKYKRAQAPHVVMHYAAGARLIGLTEKQLAQHLDRLQASNEGYDYKSPYAEPLRIMLAPQPNVRKKKKKKKRIKDETVDVPDERPRLTGKIRIRVHFKSEDDNTTKVEENKKEEELVSQVVGQDTKKKRREWVPRLGWIQPNVKRIADRLPKMKIIQTMDDLSGIRQKIQAATKEYDHDLAISRRRANNLYWKSLRCDKMNETQLINFKRVFHAYSDIGKLVAV encoded by the exons atgtcggATGTAAGTAGAAGAGGGGCAATATATCTCCACCGCAGTGACATGGAGTCGTTGAAGAATAACAATTACAGTACCAAGAACAGTAGGGAGAGTATTGGGGCTATACCAAAAGCGAGTAGCTCCGATAGATTTCGAACTAAATCTGAAGATCAGGAAAGACGAAGCAAGAGTACCATACCGTCAAGTGGG CAAAGTCGTCGTGGAAGCGTAGCAACTGGTGGAAGGCGAGGCAGCACCATGGGCGATGGGTACTTCCGAAGAGGTAGCGTGCTACCGGAGACTGGCTCGGGAGGTCGACGCCAGAGTACAGTTGACTACGGAAAGGGTCCACCCTACGGCAGGCGAGGGAGCAGCCACCCTGGAGATGGTGCACATAACCGGCGCGGTAGTCGAATGGATGACATGTCATACTCTCCTCATCAGCGACGCAAGAAGAAATCAGCTGAACCCGAACCTGCACTCACCAAAGAGCAGGTTGAAG cttTCCAAGAGGTGTTCGATCTCTTCGACAGCAATGGTGGAGGAACCATTGATGCAGATGAGCTTCAGCTAGCTTTGAGCTCTGTGGACATCCATCTACCCGCACAAGATATCCGAGATGTTCTGGAAGAGATCGACAAAGACG GAAGTGGGGAAATTGACTTTGAAGAGTTTCTGACGCTGATGACAAATACTGAAAAATTCCTTGAAACTTTTG CGGATAGCCATGACGAGCACGCTCTTGGGGAAGATGACGTAGTAGGGGGTCGCGAGACTGTTTTATTTGACGCCCTTACCAAGTTCATGAAGACCTCCGCTCTCAAACAAATGGATGTACTCGAAAG atacTTCAATACCAAATACAAACGTGCCCAAGCCCCTCATGTTGTCATGCATTATGCCGCGGGAGCAAGACTCATTGGCCTGACTGAAAAACAACTAGCCCAACATCTTGATCGCCTGCAAGCTAGCAATGAAG GGTACGACTATAAGTCCCCTTACGCAGAACCTCTCAGAATCATGCTCGCTCCACAGCCAAACgtgaggaagaagaagaagaaaaagaaacgtATAAAGGACGAAACAGTGGATGTCCCTGATGAACGTCCTCGACTCACTGGAAAGATTCGAATTCGGGTCCACTTTAAGTCGGAAGACGACAACACAACCAAGGTGGAGGAGaacaaaaaagaggaggaaCTTGTTAGTCAA GTTGTTGGACAGGATacaaagaagaagaggagggaaTGGGTTCCTCGTCTAGGCTGGATCCAGCCCAATGTGAAGAGGATTGCTGATCGTCTTCCCAAGATGAAGATCATTCAGACCATGGATGATCTTTCAGGTATAAGGCAAAAg ATCCAAGCAGCAACCAAAGAATACGATCACGATCTGGCCATCAGCAGACGACGCGCCAACAACCTTTATTGGAAGTCTCTcagatgtgataaaatgaatgagactcaattaattaatttcaaACGAGTGTTTCACGCCTACAGTGACATAGGCAAACTCGTAGCTGTTTAA